Genomic segment of Topomyia yanbarensis strain Yona2022 unplaced genomic scaffold, ASM3024719v1 HiC_scaffold_4, whole genome shotgun sequence:
ATCACCTGTATGGAAAGTGCAAATAACAATTATTTACGAAAAATTTCAAACGCCAGAGAATTGGTTTAACCTGGATGAAACCCGGTTTTTGCTGAAAACCGATTTTCGGCCAATGATTAACCGGCAatctgaaaattggttttcgGTGAAAATCGGTCGTAAAGcggcccggatagaattttacaatagcatttaccctacaaacaaagtagatttacaataaaatttcatgtaacaataaatttcactgttcagcaaaaaactgatacagtgcattcacattaaattttactgttttcgagaaaaaatgtatgtagaaaaattgatttttttaatgttaagatacataaccacctgGTGTAAGGTcatgttgaaaatattgattctgtagaatttaaatgggattgatggattgaagcagtcttgtcaatatatttattgataatatttctgtctcgtgtagggtccgcttaagtGTTGAAATCGCTTTTTAATTGCATACGCAAATCGCATGTGTTTCTCCGCCttctttttgactgggatatcATGGGATAGTTGTCGCACCATCTGTGTGTGGTTTTGTCGTCAGACGGCGAACTTGTGTGCTCACCACTAGACGTCATTAGCGATAGCGTCGAACATTTCGTTTTCTGTTCGGTTAGTTCACGGAAGATGTTTTGCTTGCTTCGCAGCCAGGCTTCCTTtgttaaataataattattgttaATTGTTAAATTTCTGAATTCACACAAATATAAGAAGTAAGTAATTACTCCACCCGGAAAATATCAAGTATCTAAACAATTACTTTCAGGTCAATGGATATTTTTAACGAAAGCAGAGGCGTCAATTCGTCGCCTGATATGAATTCAAGCGTCGAGCTACCGTCCCCAGATCGATTTACCGTAATACCTCGAAAGTTAACCTTTGGAACTTCGCCCGACGGTGGCAATTTCCGTCGTACTGCGTTGGCCGTCAGCCCTCGGAAGCAACCGTCAATATCACCACCGTACCGGAAAGTTCGTGCACTGCGGCTGTTTGATTCGCCAGCTACACCAAAAACCATCATTCAAAAGTCGGAAAGTAACTTTGCGAAAGCACTGGCCGATGCTTCCACCAAAGATGGGGACTTGTTGGTCAAACCAATCGACACTAATGGGCAAGTGATTTACGAGAAACCTCGAGCGGTTCCGTTGCACCGAAATTATGAGAATGTGATTCCATCGGCAAACGTCAATCCTTTTACGCCTCCGGGGATGTTTATGAGAACAAAAAAACGGACGCGTTCCGGTCAGGATGGGAACGAAAATCTGATGAATGTTAGCTTCCCATCAGCTTTCCCCTGCAACAAGGTTGTCAGACAATCGACACGGCAGAGTTGGGGCTTTTTTCAGACGGAGAAAAATGTTGATACTGCACTTAAAACGTGCAACTTGCTACAGGATGATTTCGGTGAAGTACGCCAGGCTCCAAAGCGATTGGCACTTCAAGATTCGAACATCTCCCGGTATGAGAAAGAGTTCCTCGAGCTGTCCCTGCTCGGCGTCGGAGAGTTTGGAGAAGTTTACCAGTGTATAAATCGGTTGGATGGCTGCGTTTATGCAATCAAGAAAAGCATTAAACCGGTAGCAGGAAGTTCCTTTGAAAAGACGGCTTTGAACGAAGTGTATGCCCATGCGGTTCTGGGAAAACATGACAACGTCGTGCGATATTACTCAGCATGGGCGGAAAACAATCACATGCTAATTCAGAATGAGTACTGCAATGGAGGGAGTTTACAAACTTTACTACAGGAAAGGTCCTTGAAAGAATCGGAGCTCCGTATGCTGTTGCTGCACGTCGCCGAAGGACTGAAATACATTCACTCGAATGAGCTCGTTCACATGGATCTGAAGGCAGGAAACATTTTCCTCACCAAAGTGCCAATTCGCTCGTCTTGCTCCGGAACGGTCCATCATCCCGACAGTACGGACGATGGGTTTGAAGACATCTACGAAGATCTGGATAATGAGTACCTGATCACGTTTAAAATCGGTGACCTTGGCCACGTAACCTCGGTTAACGATCCACAGGTGGAGGAGGGTGATTGTCGCTACCTGCCGAACGAAATTCTGCAGGAGGACTTTTCCCATCTACCGAAAGCGGATATTTTTTCGCTGGGAATCACCCTCTACGAAGCAGCCGGTGGTGGTCCTCTGCCGAAAAACGGTCTCGGGTGGCATGTGCTGCGGAATGGGACCTTTCCCGATTTACCCAGGATCAGTCGTGAGTTCAATGAACTAATCAAGTTGATGATGCATCCGGATCCGGACAAGCGACCAACGTCGTCTACTATTTTCAATCATTCGTGAGTATATCGACTGCATTTTGAAAAGTTCGTGAATTGTGATGGTAattctgttttatttttttctcagaGTTCTGTCTCCCATTGACTCTAAAAGTAAAGCCCAGCTCTGTCTAGAGCTTAGCATGGAGCGACAGAAGAATGAAGTTCTTTTACGGAAACTAAAGGAACAAAGTAAAATGCTTAAGTCGTACGAGCAAGCGCAGACCCCAAGTAAGTTAATTAGCCGTCCCCAATGAATAATAAcgttatttttaaataattttgaatcTGTTGTAGATACTCGGAAATTTCGAAATTTGCGGGAAGTAACCGTGTCGGATCGTAAGCTACGGTCCTACTCTCGCAAGAAACGTTCAACGAATCTTATTACCACACGACGGGGGATCCGGGATAACACGAAGAGCAAAGATTACTGAGTCTGGAAAGTCtaaggaaaaaaaa
This window contains:
- the LOC131695429 gene encoding wee1-like protein kinase; protein product: MDIFNESRGVNSSPDMNSSVELPSPDRFTVIPRKLTFGTSPDGGNFRRTALAVSPRKQPSISPPYRKVRALRLFDSPATPKTIIQKSESNFAKALADASTKDGDLLVKPIDTNGQVIYEKPRAVPLHRNYENVIPSANVNPFTPPGMFMRTKKRTRSGQDGNENLMNVSFPSAFPCNKVVRQSTRQSWGFFQTEKNVDTALKTCNLLQDDFGEVRQAPKRLALQDSNISRYEKEFLELSLLGVGEFGEVYQCINRLDGCVYAIKKSIKPVAGSSFEKTALNEVYAHAVLGKHDNVVRYYSAWAENNHMLIQNEYCNGGSLQTLLQERSLKESELRMLLLHVAEGLKYIHSNELVHMDLKAGNIFLTKVPIRSSCSGTVHHPDSTDDGFEDIYEDLDNEYLITFKIGDLGHVTSVNDPQVEEGDCRYLPNEILQEDFSHLPKADIFSLGITLYEAAGGGPLPKNGLGWHVLRNGTFPDLPRISREFNELIKLMMHPDPDKRPTSSTIFNHSVLSPIDSKSKAQLCLELSMERQKNEVLLRKLKEQSKMLKSYEQAQTPNTRKFRNLREVTVSDRKLRSYSRKKRSTNLITTRRGIRDNTKSKDY